The Mycobacterium sp. EPa45 genomic interval GCATTCCGCGCACGGAATGGCCGACCGGGAAGCGAAAGTCCGTGTCGGCGAGCGCTTCCTACGGGTCGAACGCGACAACGATCAGATTCGCAAGAAGGTCAGCGCGGCAACCAATTCGCTGGCCCGTACCTTCGACCGGATCGTCGGTCTGCTGACCGAGCGCGGGTTCATCGCCGTGGGCGAGGACGGCCAGCCGGGCGTGACGGCCGACGGCCGGCTGCTGGCGCGCATCTACAACGAAAGTGATCTGCTGGTCGCCGAATGTCTGCGCAAGGGTGTCTGGAAAGGACTCGCGCCGGCCGAGCTGGCCGCTGCGCTGTCGGCGGTGGTGTTCGAAGCCCGCGGCAGCGACGGCCCCACGCCGTCTCATGCGGTCGAAATGCCGACCGCGAACGTCCGGCGCGCACTGGTCGAGATGCGCCGGATGTCGGGACAGTTGCGAGCCGACGAGAATCGCCACCGGATCAGCCCGACGCGCGAGCCGGACGAGGGGTTCGTCGCCGCCATGTACCGCTGGGCCACCACCGGTGACCTGACGGCCGCGCTGGACGCCTCCGATGTCGCCGGCGCCGGCACCCCGCTGCCGGCGGGAGACTTCGTCCGGTGGTGCCGCCAAGTGCTCGACCTGCTCGACCAAGTCCGAAACGCGGGGCCGGAAGCGGGGCTGCGGAAGACCGCGAAACGCGCCATCGACGACATTCGGCGCGGCGTCGTCGCTGTTGATGGCGGGTAGGGTGATGCAAACGCTACGGTGGGGACGGCGAATCGCTACCAGATCAAGGAGAGACGATGAGCGGACCGCAGGGATCAGAACCTAATCCCTGGCAGGCTCAGCCCGCGCAGGGTCAGGATCAGCCTGCCCCCGGCTCCGAGCAGCAGCCCGGCGGCGGCGAGACCCCGGCCTGGCAGCAGCCGTCCGGCGAGCCGCCGGCTTGGCAACCGCCCGCCTACACCCCGCAGCAGTACCCGCAGTACGGCCAGCAGCCGGGACAGCAATATCCCCAGCAGCCGTACCAGCCCCCGACCGAATACAACCCGGGCGCCTACGGGCAGCCGGGTCAGCCGCAGCAGTACCCGCAGTACGGCCAGCCGCAGTACGGCCAATACCCGCAGACCGGTCAGTACCCCCAGCAGCCGGGCCAGTATCCGCAGCAGCCGGGTGACCCCAACCAGCCCGGGCAGTACGCGCCCTACCCGCAGCTCGGCGGGGAAGATGCCGCCAAGAAGTCATCGGCCGTGCTGTTCACCGTCATCGGAGTGCTGGCCGCGCTCGTCGTTGCCGTCGTCCTGGTACTGGGCTTCTGGAAGCCCGGCTTCTTCGTGACCACCAAGCTCGACATCGGTAAGGCTCAGCAGGGCGTGCAGAACATCCTGACCGACGAGACCAACGGCTACGGCGCCAAGAACGTCAAGGACGTCAAGTGCAACAACGGTCAGAACCCCACGGTCAAGAAGGGTGACACGTTCACCTGCGAGGTGAGCATCGACGGCACCAAGCGCCAGGTGACGGTGACGTTCCAGGACGACAAGGGCACCTACGAGGTCGGCCGGCCGAAATAATCAGTCGGGCAGGGCGTCGAGCGCTTTCTGCAGACGGCCGATCGACGAGCCGACGCCGTATGCCTGCGCCAGCTTGGCGACGCGCGTCGGGTCGGCGGCGGCCAGCGGTAGCCGGTCGTCGTCGGTAGAGAATTCCACCGGGGCGTCGCGGGCCACCAAGACCACCGGTCCGGCGGCCTCGATGTAATCGGTCGCCGCCAGCAACTTGCTGCGAAAAGCCTTGGACAGCTTCGATTTCGGATCGTGCGCGGCCGCGAGGATGCTTTCGAGCGAACCGTACTGCGACAACAGCGTGGCCGCCGTCTTCTCCCCGACACCCGGCACGCCGGGTAGGCCGTCGGATGGATCACCGCGCAGTAGAGCCAGTTCCGCGTAGGCGGTGCCCGCGCGATGCACGGGCACGCCGTACTTGTCGGCCACCTCGGCCGGCCCGAACGTCGTCGCGTTGGACAGTCCCCGGCCCAGATAGAGCACCCGCACGGCGACCGGCTCGTCGCCCACCAACTGCAGCAGGTCGCGATCACCGCTGACAACCACCACGGGATCACGCTCTTCGGCGGTGGCCAGGGTTCCCAGCACGTCGTCGGCCTCGTAGCCCACGGCCCCCGCGGTGGCGATCCCGAATGCGTCGAGCAGCTCCATGATCATGTCGACCTGGTGGCTCAGCTCGTCGGGTACCTCTTCGGAATCTGTTTCGCCGCTTGGCTTTTCTTCGGCAACCCGGTGCGCCTTGTACGACGGGATCGCATCGACCCGGAACTGCGGGCGCCAGTCCAGATCCAGGCAGACCACCAGGCGGGACGGGCGTTCCCGGGTGATCAGCGTCGCGACACTGTCCAGGAAGCCTCGCACGGCATTGACCTGCCTGCCGTCGGGCGCCGTGATCGAGGAGGGGACGCCGAAGAACGACCGAAACCACATGCTGGCGCCGTCGAGCAGCAACACCGGTGCAGACATCTACCGCCCCGCCGTGAACAGGTACGAACCGGTTGTGATCGCCTTGTCGCCGGCGCCCTCGTCATGCAGCGTGACCCGTACCGCGATCGTGGCGTTCGGTCCGCGGAATGACTCGGTGTCGGCCCGGAACGGCCCGGCCTTGCCGCGCGCCAGAAACATCACGTGTGAACTCATTCCCTGCAGGTGGTCGGTTCCAACCACGGCAGCCGCAGCGTCCAGCGCTGCCGTCTCCAACAGCACGAACTGCGGCCCGACATGCAGTGCGGCGTCCGGGGACGCCACCTCAACCGAGAGCTCCGGCATGGCCCACGCGCCGTCGGGCCGTCGGGTGGCGCCGAACACCTGCCACAGCGGCGGCAGGTCGGGGGAGTCGACCACCTCGATCGGGTTGAGCTCCATCTTTCCCAGGCCCTCGGGCGGGACGCCGATGCTCACACCCTGACCCTCGTTGAGCGCGAGTACGCGAGAGGGGTTGTCGGCGTCGACGATTCGCGATCGGCTGTACGCCATCTGCCTGCCGCGCTTGAGGTCCTCGGACTGGATCTCGATGCGCCGCACATCATGGCCGGGGTCGACCACCTGGATGGAGTGGATCACCGGGTTGGGCACCGCTTCGAGGTCGGAGACCAGCCCGCTGTCGGGGGAGACGATGCCCAGCACCGCCAGGAACAGTCCGCCGGAGGGGTTGCGCATGTCGTGGCGGATCGTCACGGTGTCCTGCGCGCCGACGTCCATCGACGAATGACTGCGGCCGAGGTAGCGGTAGCTGAGCAGCCCACCCCAGCGTCGGTTGAGCTCGGCGGCATAGGCCGCGGGATCGTCGGCGAGCTCACGGATGTCGCGCAGCATCGCGTCATCGTATGCCTCCGGCTAGCCTGGCTGGCATGGCTAGCCGATTCAGCAGCGATGTCTATTCCCGCCGGCTCTCCGCTGCCGCAGCCGCAGCATCCGACGCCGGGGTGAGCGGGCTGGTGATCACTCCCGGATACGACCTGCGCTACCTCGTCGGCTCCGCCGCCCAGACCTTTGAGCGGCTGACGGCATTGGTGGTGCCTGCGACCGGCGCGCCGACTGTGGTGGTGCCGCGCCTGGAGCTGGCCTCGCTCAAGGAATCCGCGATCCTCGAACTCGGTTTGAACGTCCAGGATTGGGTGGACGGCGACGATCCGTACGCGTTGGTGGCCGCCGCCCTCGGCGGGCACGCCCGGATCGCGGTGACCGACTCGATGCCCGCCCTGCACCTGCTGCCGTTGGCCGAACGGCTCGGCGCGGTGCCGGTGCTCGCCACCGACGTGTTGCGATCGCTGCGGATGATCAAGGACCCGGCCGAGATCGACGCACTGCGCAAGGCCGGCGCCGCGATCGACCGCGTGCACGCGCGGGTGCCCGATTTCCTGGTGCCCGGCCGCACCGAAGCCGACGTCGCCGGTGATATCGCCGAAGCCATTGTGGCCGAAGGTCATTCAGAGGTGGCGTTCATCATCGTCGGGTCCGGACCACACGGCGCCGACCCGCACCACGAACACTCCGATCGGGTTCTGCAGGCCGGGGACATCGTCGTCGTCGACATCGGTGGTCCGTACGCGCCGGGCTACAACTCCGACTGCACCCGCACCTACAGCCTCGGTGAACCGAGCGCCGAGATCGCCGAACAATACGCGGTGCTGCAGCGCGCGCAGGCCGCCGCCGTCGAGTTCGTGCGCCCCGGTGTGACGGCCGAGCAGGTGGACGCCGCCGCCCGCGACGTCCTCGCCGAAGCCGGGCTGGCCGAGTACTTCGTCCACCGCACCGGGCACGGCATCGGGCTGTCGGTGCACGAGGAGCCCTACATCGTGGCAGGCAACGACCTGCCGCTGACCGAAGGCATGGCGTTCTCGGTGGAGCCGGGCATCTACTTCCCGGGCCGCTGGGGCGCGCGCATCGAGGACATCGTGATCGTCACGGCCGACGGCGCGGAGGCGGTCAACACCGGCCCGCACGAACTGACCGTGGTGCCGGTCTAGGTCTTGGTGTGGTCCAGAAGACTCGAGGAGCCGAGCACCCGCGTGATGTGCACTTCGATGACGACGCGTTTGGGATTGGCGCGCGGCGTGCGGTAGCGCTGGGCGTAGCGAAGCTCGGCGTCGCGGACCGCGGCCGGGTCCCGGTTGACGCTGGCCTGGCCCTCCAGCGACAGCCACCGGGCGCCGTCGACCTGGGACAGTACGCCGACGCCGGAACGCTCGGCGTTGATCGCCTTCTGTGAGCCGTCGCTGGTGATGACCCGGGCGATGTGGGTCTTCGGATCGAATGTGAAGCCGACGGCCACCACGTGCGGTGAATTATCGGCGCGCAGGGTGGTCAGCATCGCAAGGTGGCGTTCGGTGAGGAATGCCAGCGCATCGCTGGTCAGCCGGGTCGTTGAGTTCGCCATCAGGGTCCACGCTAGCGCAGTGAATAATCTCGAGGTGTGAGTGACACGGGGGCCGGTCCGGTCGTGATTTTCGGGGGCCGCAGCGAGATCGGCGTCGAGCTCGCCAAGCGGTTGGCGGCGGGGGCCACCGTGATACTGGCCGCACGACGTGCCGATGAGCTGGACGAGCAGGTCAGCGCGCTGCAGACCGCGGGTGCGGCGGCCGTGCACACCGTCGAATTCGACGCTGACGACGTGTCGGCGCATGGCCCGCTGGTGGAAAAGCTGGTGGTTGAGCACGGCCCGATCGGCACGGCGGTACTGGCGTTCGGGATTCTGGGCGATCAGGCGCGCGCCGAAGCGGATCCGGTTCACGCCGTCGCGGTCGTGCAGACCGACTACGTGGCGCAGGTCAGCCTGCTGACTCACCTGTGTGCCGCGATGCGTGCGGCGGACCGGGGCGCGCTGGTCGTGTTCTCCTCGATTGCCGGCGTGCGCGGGCGCCGGGCGAACTACGTCTACGGTTCGGCCAAGGCCGGGCTGGACGCCTTCGCATCCGGCCTGGCCGATGCGCTGCACGGCACCGGGGTGCGACTGCTACTCGTGCGGCCCGGGTTCGTCATCGGCCGGATGACGGAGGGGATGGATCCTGCACCGATGTCCAGCACGCCGGTGAAGGTGGCCGACGCGACGGCTCGTGCACTGCGCAAGGGGCGCAGCGAAGTGTGGGTGCCGGGGCCACTTCGCCTGCTGGCGTTCGCCTTTCGGATGGCGCCTAGGTTCGTGTGGCGGAGGATGCCCCGATGATCACTGTGGTCGGGATCGGCGCCGACGGCATGGCCGGACTGGCGCCGGCGTCCAGTGCCGAATTGCGCAGGGCCCCCGTGATTTACGGGGCGAAGCGTCAGCTCGATCTGCTCGACGAGTCGGTCACCGCGGAGCGCCGGGAGTGGGGTAAGCCATTTCTGCAGGCGTTGTGTGCGATCCGCGACTTCGACGGTGACGTACACGTGGTGGCCAGTGGAGACCCGATGCTGCACGGTGTCGGCGCCTCGCTGATCCGGGTCTGCGGCGCCGACCGCGTGCGGGTGTTGCCGCACGTGTCGAGCGTCGCCCTGGCCTGTGCGCGGCTCGGCTGGTCAGTGCAGGACACCGAGGTGATCAGCCTGATGACCGCGGGAGTCCACAGCGCTGTCCGTCGCGGTGGTCAGGCGATCGTCCTGTGCCGAGACGGTTTTGAGCCGGGCGTACTTGCGACCGTGCTCGCCGATGCGGGGCTGGGCGACTCGCAGATGACAGTGCTGGAACAGCTCGGCGGCCCCGCCGAACGTCGGCGCGTCGGCGTCGCGCAGGACTGGGCCGCCACACCGCCCGACGGTGTCGACGACTTGAACGTGGTCGCCATCCGCTATCTGCCCGACGAGCGGCTGCTGTCGGTGCTGCCCGACGATGCGTTGGCCCACGACGGGCAGCTCACCAAACAGTCGATGCGCGCGGTGACATTGGCGGCGTTGGCGCCGCGCCCCGGTGAGCTGCTGTGGGATGTCGGCGCGGGCTCGGGAAGTATAGCGGTCGAATGGTGTCGCGCCGGATCGGATTGCACCGCAGTAGCATTCGAACGTGACGAGCAGCGACGTAGCCGGATAGCGATGAACGCCCTGAGGTTCGGGGCGAACATCGAAGTGCGCGGCGCGGCGCCCGAGGCGTTCGCCGACGCCGAACTGACCGACGGCGGCGTCACCGGCGTCCAGACGCCGGCCGCGATCTTCATCGGTGGCGGCCTGACCGCACCCGGCCTGCTGGATGCGTGCCTGCAGCGACTGCCCAGCGGTGGCCGGCTGGTTGCAAACACGGTGACGGTCGAGTCTGAAGCTGTTCTCCTGCAATACTATTCGAAGCTCGGTGGTCGGTTGCGACGCTTCCAGCACTATCGTGGCGAGGCGGTCGGCGGCTTTACCGGCTGGCGGCCCGCTATGCCGGTCACACAATGGGCGGTGCGCAAGCCGTGACCGTTTACTTCATCGGCGCCGGGCCTGGTGCCGCCGACCTGATCACCGTGCGTGGGCAGCGACTGCTGCAACAGTGCCCGGTGTGCCTCTATGCCGGGTCGATCATGCCCGAGGATCTGTTGGCATGGTGCCCCGTGAACGCGAAGGTCGTCGACACCGGTCCGCTGACCCTCGAACAGATCATCGCCGAGCTGACCGACGCCGATGCCGCCGGACTCGATGTGGCGCGGCTGCACTCCGGTGACCCCGCGATCTATAGCGCGCTCGCCGAGCAGTGCCGCCGACTCGACGCCCTCGGCATCGCCTACGAGATCGTGCCTGGCGTGCCGGCATTCGCGGCCGCCGCGGCGGCGCTCGGCCGGGAGCTCACCGTGCCCGGGGTGGCGCAGACCGTGACGCTGAGCCGGGTGTCCACTCTGTCTACCGCGATGCCGGACGGCGAAGATCTGATCACTCTGAGCAAGCCCGGCGCGACGCTGGTGTTGCACCTGGCCGCACACCGGATCGACGTGATCGTGCCGCAACTGCTCGACGGTGGCTACCGCAACGACACCCCGGTTGCTGTCGTCGCCTTCGCCAGCTGGCCGAAGGAGACCGTACTGCGCGGCACGCTGGCCGACATCGCCGAGAAGATGCACGACGCGCAGATCACCAAGACCGCGGTGATCATCGTCGGCGATGTCCTTGCCGCCGAAGGGTTCACCGACAGCTACCTGTATTCCTCGGGCCGCAGTCGCGGCAGCAGACACTGATGCGCATCCTGCTGCTCGGGGGCACAGGGGAGGCGAGGGCGCTCGCCGCGCGGCTACACCCGGAATACGACATCGTCAGCTCGCTGGCCGGCCGGGTGCCGGATCCGGCGCTGCCGGTCGGGCCGGTCCGCATTGGTGGATTCGGCGGGATCGACGGTCTGCGCCGATGGCTGCGCGACGATGACATCGATGCTGTCGTCGACGCCACGCACCCGTTCGCGTCCACCATGACCGCACACGCCGCGCAGGTGTGCACCGAATTGGGGATGCCGTATCTGGTGCTGTCCCGTCCGGCCTGGGATCCGGCCGGTGCGATCCGGGTCAGCTCCGATGTCGACGCCGCGCAAGTCATTGCCGACCAGCACTATTCGCGGGTGTTCCTGACCACCGGCCGCTCCGGAGTGAGACCGTTCACCGACAGCAATGCCTGGTTCTTGATCCGGGTGGTGACCCCGCCCGCCGCCGACGTGCTGCCCCGCAATCACGAGGTGCTGCTGTCCCGCGGGCCCTACGGTTACGACGACGAGTTCGCGCTGTTGCGGGACAACAAGATTGACGTGCTGGTGACCAAGAACAGCGGGGGAGCGCTCACCGAGGCCAAACTTCACGCCGCGAAGGACCTCGGCGTCGCGATCGTGATGATCGACCGGCCACCACTGCCGGCTGGGGTGACCGCGGTGGGCACGGTAGAGGAAGCAGCGACCTGGGTTGCTGGCCTCTAGCAGAGGAGTTCTTCGGGGTGATGGTAGTAGTTCACCCGAGATTGCCCCCGGTCGAGGTGCGGTGGCGGAATCCATGCGGTCTTGTTGTCTTGCCTGCGCTTTCGGGTGGTCCACCCGGCTGGGCCGTCGTTGACCATACGGTTGTCGCATCCGCAGGCCAGAGTGAGCTCGTTGATGTCGGTTCGGCCGCCATGGGCGAAGTCGCGAGCCGCATGGTGGACTTGGGTGTGGTAGGCCGACGCCGTGCAATCGGGCTTGGTGCAGCCTTTGTCGATCGCATAGAGCGCGAGGCGCTGACCTGGGCTTGCGGTGCGGCGCGCGCGCCCGTAGTAAAGCTTGATCTCTCTTGGTGATTCGAACACGGTCAGGTAGGGGTGGGCGCGGGCGGCCATCCGGATCACCGTCGGCATGGGCAGGTAGGTGCCGCCGCCGGTGTGGGCCAGCCCGGCGGCGGACGTCAGCTGCTCGAGGGTGGTGGTGACGACGATGGTGACGGGCAGCCCGTTGTGCTGACCGAGCTGTCCGGAGGAGAGCATGGCCATGCACACCGTCTTGAGTGCATCGTGAGCGCGCTGTCCGGACGAGCGCGAATCGTTCTGGATCTGATCACGACTGGGAGTGCCATCCACGCAGGGTGATTCGTCGTCTGCGTTGCAGTAGCCGGGGGCGGCGAGTTTCGCGAGGATGGCGTCCCATGCCGCCCGCAGTTCGGGATCTATCCACCCTGACACCTTGCTCATACCGTCGACCTGTTGTGCCCCAACCTTTAGGCCGCGCTTGCGGGCCTGGTCGCGTTCGTCGTCGAGATCGCCGTCCTGGTTGATCATGGCCATCAGCTGATTGGCTAGTTTTCGCAGACCTTCTGGGCTGAGCCCGCCGGCCAGTCCGGCCAGTTGAGCTTCTGCGTGCTCGCGGGTTCCGATATCGACGGACGCGGGCAAGTGGTCCATAAATGACCGGATCACTGCCACATGGTCGGTGCCGATCTCGCCGCGCGCTTGGGCGGACGCTGTCGCGGGCAGTGCCGGTGGAAGAGCTTCTCCGGTCAGCGATTGCCGCGGTCCCAGCTCGGCGGCGTCACTCAGTCGTCGGGCGGCGTCGGCCCCGGTGATGGCGAGTCGGTTCGTGAGTACGGCTCGCCAGGACTTGGCGCCCAGATCGACAGGCGTGGTCTGCGATTGCAGCTGTGTCAGGACGCTGTGCTCGACCGCGGGCAGTAACCGGCGCAGCCGCTCTATACGTTCGAGCACGGACAGCAGTTCGGGAGCAGTCATGGCGTCCGCAGGAAGTGCCGCAATCTTGTCCCAGGCGGTCAGTACATCGTCCAGCACTTCCATCACAATTCGAACAGTAGTTCGATGTCCCGACAGATTCGGCCCGATTGTGACGCGTGTGGTCGATGAGGCCAAAGAAATTCTTGAGGATAGGGTCAGAGATGGGGGACCTACCAAAAAGCTTGCCGCAAAGGCGGATTCGTCCAGAGGTCAGCTGGGGTAACGCCGCGGCGTGAACACGGTGTCGCCGTACCACTGCGTCTGCGACGAGCCCACGATCAGCAGGCACCGCATGTCGACATCGGCCGGATCCAGTTCACCCAGCCGCACCACCTTCACCGATTCGCGCGGTCCCGACACATCACGGCCGATCACCACCGGCGTGCCTGGTTCGCGGTGCTCCAACAGCAGATCGCGCATCGCGGCGACCTGCCAGGTGCGGCTCTTGGACGCCGGGTTATAGATCGCCAGCACCAGGTCGGCCTTCGCCGCGGCGGACAGCCTGGTGGCGATGATGTCCCACGGCTTGAGCCGGTCGGACAACGAGATCACCGCGTAGTCATGGCCCAACGGTGCGCCGACCCGGCTGGCGACGGCCTGTGCTGCCGTCATCGCCGGGATCACCCGCACCGCGACGTTCGGCCACTGCTTGGCTTCCTCGAGCACCGCGGTGGCCATCGCGAACACGCCGGGGTCGCCAGATGAGACCACCGCGACCGCATGTCCCTGCTCGGCCAGCTCACACGCCAGCCGCGCCCGCGCCGGCTCGTCGGTGTTGTCGCTGGGGTGACGACGCTGCCCCGCCCGCGCGGGCACCCGGTCCAGGTACGGTCCATAACCGATCAGATCGGTGGCCGTCGCGAGCTCCTGACGGCTCTGCGGCGTCATCCACTCCACGTCACCGGGTCCGAGGCCCACCACCGTGACCCCGCCGGTCACCGGCTTGGACCGTTCGCCGCCGGGCAGGATCACCAGCGAGAAGTACGGCACCGAGTCGGTGTCGACGTCACCGGCCGCCAGCACGCGTTGCGCGTCGGTGCTGGCTCGCTCGACGTAAAACGCCTCGTCGAGGCGGCCCGCTATCGAAAGCGCCTCGCGCACTTGAGGATACGTGCGACCCAGCTTCATCACCACTGCGGCGTCGGCATCCGCCAGCCGGCGGGCCAGCTCGCGCACCGGCATGGTGCCCGGCAGCACCGAAAGCACCTCGTCACCGGTCACCAGGGGAGTGGAGATGGCCGCTGAAGCAGCGCTCACCGACGTGACGCCGGGAATGATCACCGCGCTGAACCGCTCGGTGAGGCGGGTGTGCATGTGCATATAGGAGCTGTAGAACAGCGGATCGCCCTCGGCCAGCAGTGCGACGTCGCGGCCCGCGTCCAGATGGGCGGCGATCCGCTGGGCCGACTCGCGATAGAAGTCCTCCATCGCGCCGGTGTAACCGCCGGGATGCTCGGTGCTTTCGGTGGTCACCGGGTAGACCAGGTGCTCCTCGATCTGGCCGGGGCGCAGGTACGGCTCGGCGATGCCCCGCGCGATGCTGCGACCGTGCCGGGCGCTGTGATACGCCACCACGTCCGCCGCACCGATGATGCGGGCGGCCTTGACCGTCACCAGCTCGGGATCGCCCGGGCCGAGCCCGACGCCATAGAGAGTTCCGGTCATTCCCGCTCACTCGCGATCGCATTCACCGCGGCGGCGGCCATCGCACTACCACCACGACGACCGGTCACCATCAGGTACTCCATGCCGCGCGGCCGGTTGATCAGCTCCTGCTTGGACTGCGCCGAGCCGACGAAGCCCACCGGTCCGCCGAGCACCGACACCGGGCCGGGCACGCCGTCGTCGATGAGCTCCAGCAGCCGGAACAGGGCAGTGGGTGCGTTGCCGATGGCCACGACGGCACCCGCCAGCCGGTCGGCCCACAGCTCCACCCCGGCCGCCGAGCGGGTGTTCCCGCTGCGTTGAGCAAGCTCGGGCGCCCGCGGATCGGCCACCAGCGACACCACGTCGTTGCCGGCGGGCAGCCGCGCGGCCGTGATTCCCGCCGCGACCATCGACGAGTCGCACAGGATCGGTGCCCCCGCCAGCAGCGCGGCATGCGTCGCGGCGACCACACCGGGCGTGAACGCGACGTGTTCGGCGACGTCGACCTGGCCGCAGGTGTGGATCAGCCGGACGACCACGCGCGCGACGTCCTCGGGAAACGGCGTCAGATCGGCTTCGGCGCGAATCGTCGCGAACGACTGCCGATAGATCTCGGCGGCGTCGCGAATGTAGTCGAGCACTGCAACACCCTACGACTTAGCGTGATGCGGGACCGAACCCATCGGTCGTCGCTACGAACACCTGCCCCGCCGGGGGGCTGCCGCATGCCCGCTCGCACCCGACGTAGTGGACATGGGAGCCCGCCAAGTCGCCGACGCCTTCACGTGCCACCCGGGTGGCCTCGGCGCGGACGTCGGCCAGCGACTTCTCACATCCGGGGCTGCCCACGCAAGCGCTGATGTCCAGCCAGGGTGAGTTCTCGTCGAACACCAACCCCATCGGCGCCAGCACCCGCAACGCCGTGTCGGCAATCCCCTCGTCGAGGTCACACACCAGCAGTGAGCGCCACGGGGTGATCACCACCGGCGCGTCGATGGCGGCGACGAATTCAGCCTGTCGGGCTTGCAGCACGCCCAGCGGAATCGCCGCGCCGAGCGCCACCCGGCCGTCGTCCTGCGTGATCCAGCCAACCGGCGGGCGCACTACAGGCGGATACTCTCCGCCAGGCACCGCAGTCGCCGAGAAATCCGCCAGCAATGGCGACGAATCATCCAATTCAGCTATCCGCCATGCATTTCCGCGAATCTCGACGAATCGGCGCGCCACTGCGATCAACGCGGTCACGACGTCGTCCGGGCCCACGCGGATCCCG includes:
- a CDS encoding precorrin-2 C(20)-methyltransferase, whose product is MTGTLYGVGLGPGDPELVTVKAARIIGAADVVAYHSARHGRSIARGIAEPYLRPGQIEEHLVYPVTTESTEHPGGYTGAMEDFYRESAQRIAAHLDAGRDVALLAEGDPLFYSSYMHMHTRLTERFSAVIIPGVTSVSAASAAISTPLVTGDEVLSVLPGTMPVRELARRLADADAAVVMKLGRTYPQVREALSIAGRLDEAFYVERASTDAQRVLAAGDVDTDSVPYFSLVILPGGERSKPVTGGVTVVGLGPGDVEWMTPQSRQELATATDLIGYGPYLDRVPARAGQRRHPSDNTDEPARARLACELAEQGHAVAVVSSGDPGVFAMATAVLEEAKQWPNVAVRVIPAMTAAQAVASRVGAPLGHDYAVISLSDRLKPWDIIATRLSAAAKADLVLAIYNPASKSRTWQVAAMRDLLLEHREPGTPVVIGRDVSGPRESVKVVRLGELDPADVDMRCLLIVGSSQTQWYGDTVFTPRRYPS
- a CDS encoding precorrin-8X methylmutase encodes the protein MLDYIRDAAEIYRQSFATIRAEADLTPFPEDVARVVVRLIHTCGQVDVAEHVAFTPGVVAATHAALLAGAPILCDSSMVAAGITAARLPAGNDVVSLVADPRAPELAQRSGNTRSAAGVELWADRLAGAVVAIGNAPTALFRLLELIDDGVPGPVSVLGGPVGFVGSAQSKQELINRPRGMEYLMVTGRRGGSAMAAAAVNAIASERE
- the cobG gene encoding precorrin-3B synthase; translated protein: MKRLRDDDACPGALQVHQAADGALARLRLPGGMIAPRQLEALAHTATGFGNGTLELTVRGNLQLRGVRDAAAVADAAAAAGLLPSPTHERVRNIVASPLSGRLGGLADVRPWVAELDLAIRADSELARLPGRFLFGLDDGRGDISGLGADAGVHMHADGAALLLAGRDTGIRVGPDDVVTALIAVARRFVEIRGNAWRIAELDDSSPLLADFSATAVPGGEYPPVVRPPVGWITQDDGRVALGAAIPLGVLQARQAEFVAAIDAPVVITPWRSLLVCDLDEGIADTALRVLAPMGLVFDENSPWLDISACVGSPGCEKSLADVRAEATRVAREGVGDLAGSHVHYVGCERACGSPPAGQVFVATTDGFGPASR